GATTGATGGTGCAGATCGTTTTGCTCAAGCTGAATATTTTATCAAATCTTGTCTAAAAAATATAATTAATTTTAGTAACGCTAATCAACCTTTTTCTGGGCCTCACTTTTTTTCTTATTTCAGCTTTTTTGATAAAAACATCCAAGTCGATTATCCATTTCCATCTGCTACCATTTTTCTTCCACGTTGGCAAGTAGCTGTTAAAAATCAGCGTTGTATATTAGTAACAAATATAATTCTTAATGAAAATACAAATATTCAAAGGTTGTTGGAGAATGTGCAAAATAAAATTGAATTTATCCAATCTTTAGAATATTACTCTCCTAATATTGATTCTTTTCCGAAAAACTTATACAAGAAATCTGTCACAAATGCTACTCAATTTAAACGTTCAGTAGTGTCTGTTTTGGAAAAAATTCGGTCTAGTCATTTAAGCAAGATTGTTCTAGCAGATATATTAGATGTAAAATCAAGCAATCATTTTGACTTAATTAAATCCTTAAATAATCTTAGGCAAATACATCCTAATTGTTATATCTTTTCTACAAGTAATGGCAAAGGACAAAACTTTATTGGTGCAAGTCCAGAAAGATTAATTAGTATTAATAATCAACAGTTAATTACAGATGCTTTGGCTGGTTCTGCACCACGAGGTAAAACTCCTACTGAAGATGCAGCTAATGCCAATCGCTTGTTAAATAGTGAAAAAGAAAAGCACGAACATTCACTAGTACTTAATTTTATAACTCAACGTCTATCTGAGCTAGGTTTATCACCTCAGATATTAGCGCCTCGGCTACGACAATTATCTAACATCCAGCATTTATGGACACCTATAAGTGCGATAGTTCCTGCTAACATCCATCCATTAAAGATTGTCGGACAATTGCATCCTACACCAGCCGTTGCGGGTGCAGCCCAAGATGTAGCTTGTGCCGAAATTCGTCGTTACGAAAGCTTTGAGAGGGGTTTATATGCTGCACCTTTAGGTTGGATAGATTCTCAGGGTAACTGTGAGTTTATTGTGGGAATTCGTTCAGCATTAATTAATGGCGATCGCGCGAGATTGTATGCTGGCGCTGGTATCGTCGCTGGCTCCGATCCTGACAAAGAATTTGCAGAGGTGCAGCTTAAACTTCAGGCGTTATTGAAAGCGTTAGTTTAAATTACATACAGCCTCACTTCCTGAAAAGTTAGTTCTATAGTTCAGAAAAGTACTCGACAGTTAATCTGTTAAGTAAATTTTTTGCATCCTCATAATTAATAATATCCTTGTATATTTCTATAAGTTTTGAATAAATTTCTATAACTCTCTTACATCCAGATAAATCCGATTGTTTATAATAAATTTCAGCCGATTTATATAAATCTTCAATTATTTCAGTTGGGATAAATATACCGTCAAAAAACTGAACACGAAATCTAATCGCTATGTAGAGCTTACATAAAGCTCTCCAAAAATAACTATCTGGATGATCTGGAATTAGTTTAATTGTATTATTATAATCATCAATAGCGCTATCACAGTGACTAACTGCCAAAAGGCCATCACGATATTCATCAATTTTATTTAAGATGTCAATGCTTTCTTGATTGGTGGTAAAATTATCATAATATGGTTCAAAATAAGTTTGACCTCTCACAAAGTAAGCTAAACCTAAATCAGAATTAACATCAATAGCTTTTGTACAGTCGTAAATTGCCTTTTGATAGTCTTTCAACTGCCAGTAGCAATACCCTCGTGCATAATATCCCAACCCTGATTTATCATCAGGAAACATATACAAAGCTTTATCAATATCTATAACTGCATCTTGAAACTGCACCTGTTTAATGTGATGACAGAAATTGTTAACTATATATGAAAACAAAGTTTTATTTGACTCTGGATTGTTTGATGATATTAATAGTTCCTCTACTTCCTTAAAAGAAATTAATCCTTTATCTAACAAAAATTCCAAGGATGAAAATATTTGATATTTTCTCTTTGAATGACTAAGTTGCTGTTCAATCTTCTTGATTTTTGTGTACTTATCATTTGCGAGTGCTAAGTACCACCGCATTGCACTTTCACCAAAAAGTTTATCTCTTTTCCTTAAATTGCAACGGTTGTGAGTAGGAACCAAATTATAATAACTATTGATATGAAACTCATCTTGGAGTCCATAATTATTTTTTATTCTTTCAAAATCATCAGGGTTGAGACTTTCAGGAATAATATGGTCAATCTCCAAACATCTGAAATCTACTGGCTTTTCACAATAAAAACATCTTTCACTATGTGCTTTCCAAATAGCTATTGTTTGGATTGATGTTAATTTATATTTAGACATAGATAAGTGATTATTTAATTGAAGTTTTTAGTTTAGTTGGCAAACAAATTAAAATAAAATTTATTATCATTAATCATTTTATATTATTACAATAATATAAAAAATTACACCGAACTTATCGGTGTAATTATAGCATTTTAATAACGCTTGATGTGAGGACTTTTTACACTAAGTCTCGATGAGTAAAAGCTTTAGCATTAGCCCCGGTGTAAGTAGCGACAATATGTCCATCACCAGTCATTTGATATTTGTATGTCACTAATCCTTCTAAACCAACGGGGCCACGGGGAGGCATTTGTTGCGTACTAATCCCTACTTCTGCACCGAAACCATAACGGAAACCATCAGCAAATCGGGTAGAACAATTGTGGAATATATTGGCTGAATTTACTAGTCCAAAGAAAGTTTCAACAGATGTTGAATCTTCAGTAATAATCGCGTCAGTATGACGAGAACCGTATTCGTTAATATGTGCGATCGCATCTTCTATAGAGTCTACAATCTTTATTGACAAAATATAATCGCTATATTCTGTTTCCCAGTCTATTTCTGTTGCAGATACAATGTTCGGTAAAATTTTCAAGGTACGTTTATCGCCTCTTAATTCAACATGGCGTTCTTGCAAAGCATCAGCAACTTTTGGTAAAAATTCTGTAGCAATTGATTGGTGAACTAGCAAAGTTTCAATTGCATTACAAACAGCAGGATATTGGGCTTTGGCATCGACAGTAATCGGAACTGCTTTAGAAATATCAGCAGCTTTATCTATATAAAGATGACAAATTCCGTCAGCATGACCTAGTACCGGAATGCGTGTATTTTCCTGTACAAAGCGTACAAAGGAATTAGAACCTCTAGGGATAATTAAATCCACATATTTATCTAATTTCAAAAGTTCTAAAGTTTCTTCTCTAGTTGTCAGTAACTGTACCGTATCTGGGTTAACAGCAGTATGTGACAATCCTTGCTTAATTGCCTTAACTATCGCTTCACAAGAACGCACCGCTTCTTTGCCACATTTGAGAATCACACCATTTCCCGATTTGATTGCTAAGGAAGCAATTTGAATCGCCGCCTCTGGACGTGCTTCAAAAATAATCCCCAAAACACCTAAAGGACAAGTAATTCGTTTGAGAATTAAGCCAGTGTCAAGTTCGCGGTGAATCTGCACTTTACCAACTGGATCGTCTAGCTTACCGACATCTTGTACCCCAACGATCGCATCTCTTAATTTATGTTCATCCAACTGCAAGCGCTTATAAAGCGGTTTGGGAATTCCTTCGGCATTAGCAGCTTCACAATCAGCAATATTTGCTTGTAAAATTTCATCTTTAGCTGATTCTAAAGCTTGCGCGATCGCAATAATTGCTTGATTTTTTGCCTCAGTGGAGAGAATCGCCAGTTTACTTGCAGCTTTGCGGGTTTTTTGGGCGATCGCAATTAGGGGAGAACCAATATCAAAAGTAGTCATAGCAAAAATCTTTACTTTTTCTTCATCTTATCAATCTGAGTCGATCGTTGCTTATCGTCTTCCCCCAATCGGGTGAACCATCTGGGTAATCAATAATTACTCTGATCGGGTGAAGCAAAACCTGGTTCAAAAAACTTATTCTGTGAATATGAAACACAGAGACGGCAGAAGTAACAACTTCGGGGTTATATAAATATCTTAAGTATTATTACAGGCATTATTTGAAAGCCTTAAATATGATTTATGCGTACCATAGGCTAGAGAGACATTTATGTTTCTCTGGTCTTTTACTTTAGTAGACAATTTATACTGCTGGCTATGCTTTCGGGTTTGCTACTTCAACGATGTTTACCAAGAAAGGCAGAGGACTAGTACGTTAAACTTCTTTGCTGCTTTTAACTAGGTTCGCCACTACTTTCACCAACTTATCTGGCTCGATGGGCTTAGATAGATGAACTTCAAATCCAGCTTCCAGAGCCAGGTTGCGTTCTTCATCTCTAGCATAAGCCGTCAGTGCTACAGCCAGAATCTTTTCCCCACGAAGGGCTTCCTGCTCACGAACTTGGCGAATCAGCGAATAACCATCCTCATCTGGCATTCCGATATCACTGACTAAAACCTTTGGTCTTAATCGCATCAACGCTTCCAAAGCTTCACCTACTGAGCTAACCGATGTCACCTTTGCTCCTGATTGTTCAAGAACAAAAGCAATTAACTCACGAGTATCGGCACTATCCTCTACAAGGAGTATTTGCAAGCCATCGAGCGCTAAGAGATTATTGACTTTTACTTGACTCTCTTTAATTAACTGCTCTGATTGCGGTTCTATTAGAGGTAACAGGACTGTAAATGTCGCTCCCAGTCCTTCCCCTTCACTAACTGCATAAACTGTGCCAGAGTGTATTTCTACTAAGTGGCGTACAATTGCCAGCCCTAGCCCCAAACCACCGTCGACTCTAGTAGTTGTGCTATCAGCTTGACGGAAGCGCTCAAATATATAAGGTAGAAACTCACCACTAATTCCCTTACCTGTGTCAGAGACAGAAATCTGAGCATTTGAGTTTACCTGCTTCAGACAGACTTCAACTCGGCCCCCGCTAGGTGTAAACTTGACGGCGTTAGAGAGCAAATTCCAGACTACTTGTTGGAGGCGTTCTGCATCACCCATAATCTCACCGACTGACGAGTCAAGGTTAGACTCAACTTGAATATCTTTAATCTCAGATGTGGGATATATAGCTTCAATCGCCGTGTTAATTACAATTACAAGATCAACTTTACGAAGATTTAGGCGGATTTTACCTTGTACAATGCGGGAAATATCGAGGATATCATCAATCAGTTTGCTCTGAAGTTTTGCATTCCGCTCGATTGTCTCCAGAGCCTTAGAAGTAATTGCCTCATCCAGTTTTCGATGACGAATTATTTGAACCCAACCCAGCATTGAGTTGAGAGGTGTACGAAGTTCGTGAGAGACAATTGCTAAAAATTCGTCCTTAATGCGGTTAGCTTCCTGAGCTTGCCAATAAAGCTGTGCATTTTCAATAGCAGACGCTGCACGTTGGGCAAGTTGTTCAGCCATTGCTAGGTCTACAGTAGTGTAATACCGCCCTAATTGTGTAGAGGCAAATACAATTGTCCCTAGCTTGTGTTGACGCACTTGCAATGGCACAACCATATAAGACTTAACTTGCAATAAATTAAGGTATTCATCGTTCCATGCTTTTCTTTGTAATGAATACTCAAGAATGTTTGCAACCAGTTCTGGCTTACCAGTCCGTAGAACCTTCGGTAGCCCATAATCAGCATCAATAGAAATTGGATAGCGTTGTCGAAGTTTTCGGACTAGTGCTTCTTTCTGTGGGTCAGATGCAGCGATGACTGGGTTATTGAAAGCTGCCGAATTATTTTCAACGACATCCACAATGCACCAATCTGCGAGGGTAGGCACTGCTAATTGGGCGACGGTTGTTAGGGTATTGCGGTAGTCTAAGGAAGATGCTAGTACACGACTTGCTTCAGCTAAAAAATTAGAGCGCCTTTGTGCAGCTTCGGCTGCAATCCGAGCAGCTTGCTCACGCTCAAATAACTGCTCACGCTCCGACTCTAAACGCTTACGCTTGCTAATATCGCGCATTAGCCAGCGTAGAGCAACTGGCTTACCCAAATCATTACAGACGGTAACTACTGTCAAAGCAACATCAAAACAAAGTTTTTCCCGTGGTTGCAAACACACTTCCCATTCTCCGCCCCGGTCGAGATGCTGCAACTGAGTTAGGTAATTAAAAAAAGCTTGATGATCTGACTGTCCAATAAAACTAACCAACGGTTTCCGAATCAAAAATCGCTGTGAGATATTAAGTAAGATAGTAGTGGCCTGGTTAGCTTCAAGGATAGTCCCATAAGTATCAGTTACCAAGTAACCATCAGGCGCAAAATCAAATAATTCTTGGTAGCGCTGACGCTCCTTCTCTACTGCGATTCGTGTTGCTTGTAGTTCCTCAGAGGCGATTTTCATTTCTTCTAAGGCGATTTGAAGTTCTGCAAAAGCTTCTGTTGTTAGCTCTTGTTGCGAATACCGCTCACTTGCAGTACTTTGCAATAATTTCATCACCTGTGAGCGCAGTATTTCTATTTGCCGACTAAAATCGTCTACATTCATGTTGCTCACTTTGCTAAACCTAAAAAGCGCACGTGAGGAAAGAATCAAGCAAGTATCATTCCGACTGTACGCTCAAAGCGGAACTCAAAACTATTGCTCAAAAGATAGAGGTTTGTCTTGCCAAGGCAAGTTAGACCAAGTGAATTAAACACAATGTAATGGTTTCAACCTCTTACTAAGATGCTATAATAGCCAGCTAGTAAAGAAATCTACCTAGAGTACTGTACAGCTAGAAACATAATAGGTAGATTAAAGTAAATTTTTTTATAGCTTAAGGAGGGCCTGATGGTTACAGCAACAGTACCAGGACAACAGGTCAAAATCGGCCCAACCAAGTTGCTGATTAATAATGAGTGGGTAAATAGTGTCAGCAATCGCCGATTTGAAACAATCAACCCAACTACAGGTGAGGTAATCTGTGAAG
The Nostoc punctiforme PCC 73102 genome window above contains:
- a CDS encoding isochorismate synthase, with product MTVSPCRNNLFVERKDLYQFLLLVQEKCLQNNDKQIVSISQEIDLVDPLLVLDRLTQANEINFYFEDRAKGEAIAAIDSVAKLQIDGADRFAQAEYFIKSCLKNIINFSNANQPFSGPHFFSYFSFFDKNIQVDYPFPSATIFLPRWQVAVKNQRCILVTNIILNENTNIQRLLENVQNKIEFIQSLEYYSPNIDSFPKNLYKKSVTNATQFKRSVVSVLEKIRSSHLSKIVLADILDVKSSNHFDLIKSLNNLRQIHPNCYIFSTSNGKGQNFIGASPERLISINNQQLITDALAGSAPRGKTPTEDAANANRLLNSEKEKHEHSLVLNFITQRLSELGLSPQILAPRLRQLSNIQHLWTPISAIVPANIHPLKIVGQLHPTPAVAGAAQDVACAEIRRYESFERGLYAAPLGWIDSQGNCEFIVGIRSALINGDRARLYAGAGIVAGSDPDKEFAEVQLKLQALLKALV
- a CDS encoding PAS domain-containing hybrid sensor histidine kinase/response regulator, which gives rise to MNVDDFSRQIEILRSQVMKLLQSTASERYSQQELTTEAFAELQIALEEMKIASEELQATRIAVEKERQRYQELFDFAPDGYLVTDTYGTILEANQATTILLNISQRFLIRKPLVSFIGQSDHQAFFNYLTQLQHLDRGGEWEVCLQPREKLCFDVALTVVTVCNDLGKPVALRWLMRDISKRKRLESEREQLFEREQAARIAAEAAQRRSNFLAEASRVLASSLDYRNTLTTVAQLAVPTLADWCIVDVVENNSAAFNNPVIAASDPQKEALVRKLRQRYPISIDADYGLPKVLRTGKPELVANILEYSLQRKAWNDEYLNLLQVKSYMVVPLQVRQHKLGTIVFASTQLGRYYTTVDLAMAEQLAQRAASAIENAQLYWQAQEANRIKDEFLAIVSHELRTPLNSMLGWVQIIRHRKLDEAITSKALETIERNAKLQSKLIDDILDISRIVQGKIRLNLRKVDLVIVINTAIEAIYPTSEIKDIQVESNLDSSVGEIMGDAERLQQVVWNLLSNAVKFTPSGGRVEVCLKQVNSNAQISVSDTGKGISGEFLPYIFERFRQADSTTTRVDGGLGLGLAIVRHLVEIHSGTVYAVSEGEGLGATFTVLLPLIEPQSEQLIKESQVKVNNLLALDGLQILLVEDSADTRELIAFVLEQSGAKVTSVSSVGEALEALMRLRPKVLVSDIGMPDEDGYSLIRQVREQEALRGEKILAVALTAYARDEERNLALEAGFEVHLSKPIEPDKLVKVVANLVKSSKEV
- a CDS encoding glutamate-5-semialdehyde dehydrogenase translates to MTTFDIGSPLIAIAQKTRKAASKLAILSTEAKNQAIIAIAQALESAKDEILQANIADCEAANAEGIPKPLYKRLQLDEHKLRDAIVGVQDVGKLDDPVGKVQIHRELDTGLILKRITCPLGVLGIIFEARPEAAIQIASLAIKSGNGVILKCGKEAVRSCEAIVKAIKQGLSHTAVNPDTVQLLTTREETLELLKLDKYVDLIIPRGSNSFVRFVQENTRIPVLGHADGICHLYIDKAADISKAVPITVDAKAQYPAVCNAIETLLVHQSIATEFLPKVADALQERHVELRGDKRTLKILPNIVSATEIDWETEYSDYILSIKIVDSIEDAIAHINEYGSRHTDAIITEDSTSVETFFGLVNSANIFHNCSTRFADGFRYGFGAEVGISTQQMPPRGPVGLEGLVTYKYQMTGDGHIVATYTGANAKAFTHRDLV
- a CDS encoding tetratricopeptide repeat protein — translated: MSKYKLTSIQTIAIWKAHSERCFYCEKPVDFRCLEIDHIIPESLNPDDFERIKNNYGLQDEFHINSYYNLVPTHNRCNLRKRDKLFGESAMRWYLALANDKYTKIKKIEQQLSHSKRKYQIFSSLEFLLDKGLISFKEVEELLISSNNPESNKTLFSYIVNNFCHHIKQVQFQDAVIDIDKALYMFPDDKSGLGYYARGYCYWQLKDYQKAIYDCTKAIDVNSDLGLAYFVRGQTYFEPYYDNFTTNQESIDILNKIDEYRDGLLAVSHCDSAIDDYNNTIKLIPDHPDSYFWRALCKLYIAIRFRVQFFDGIFIPTEIIEDLYKSAEIYYKQSDLSGCKRVIEIYSKLIEIYKDIINYEDAKNLLNRLTVEYFSEL